In Ciconia boyciana chromosome 3, ASM3463844v1, whole genome shotgun sequence, a genomic segment contains:
- the TP53BP2 gene encoding apoptosis-stimulating of p53 protein 2, giving the protein MRFGSKMMPMFLTVYLSNNEQHFTEVPVTPETTCRDVVELCKEPGESECHLAEVWCGSERPIADNERMLDILQRFGMQRSEVRFFLRHERSPCREAGTGQRSQDPALKRNGVKVPGDRRIENGVSAPRMDMTLAELQEMASRQQQQIEAQQQMLANKEQRLKFLKQQDQRQQQQAAEQEKLKRLKEIAENQEAKLKKVRALKGHVEQKRLSNGKLVEEIEQMNSLFQQKQRELVLAVSKVEELTRQLEMLKNGRIDGYHDNQSAVAELDRLYKELQLRNKLNQEQNAKLQQQRECLNKRNSEVAVMDKRVNELRERLWKKKAALQQKENVPVSSDGNLPQPVASAPSRVAAVGPYIQSSTMPRIASRPELLVKPAFSDGTQALQVPDGPLKTQTLPNMRAGSSSQAKAPAGSVVPSAKPSSSATDWSSSNADNHISQGSALTSGKGIVTSEGQAEGETFLRDKEKKVRPFSMFDSVDQSAGLGTLRKNQSSEDLLREAQTANKNVTKVPPPVPTKPKQINLPYFGQASHLQPSETKLDGNLQKLPLALVTMGNKQKTVAQQPSHPSQQIQQRISVPPAGPSSSQDQILPSSKQESPPAAAVRPFTPQPSKETSLPPFRKPQTVAASSIYSMYTQQQTPGKNFQQAVQSALTRAQTRGPHFPSVYGKPVMAGAGVQNQLPQTENVYSNLQGKPGSPEPEMETTASAHENHETERIPRPLSPTKLLPFLSNPYRNQSDADLEALRKKLSNAPRPLKKRSSITEPEGPNGPNIQKLLYQRTTLAAMETISAPSHPSKQTASAASPESPAEIPNPYLSAESEKETAASMPEPAIAEEAENTPADHSEAVLPSVALDTVPEGVSDGDELTQPKMEEPSLEASLPLEVYMEEYPPYPPPPYPSGEPESLGEDSLNMRPPEVTGQFSLPPGKRTNLRKTGSERIGHGMRVKFNPLALLLDSSLEGEFDLVQRIIYEVEDPSMPNDEGITALHNAVCAGHTEIVKFLVQFGVNVNAADSDGWTPLHCAASCNNVQVCKFLVESGAAVFAMTYSDMQTAADKCEEMEEGYTQCSQFLYGVQEKMGIMNKGVIYGLWDYEAQNDDELSMKEGDCMTILRREDEDEIEWWWARLNDKEGYVPRNLLGLYPRIKPRQRSLA; this is encoded by the exons ATGTTTCTGACGGTGTACCTCAGTAACAATGAGCAGCACTTCACTGAGGTGCCAGTCACCCCCGAAACAACCTGCAGAGATGTGGTGGAGCTGTGCAAGGAGCCTGGTGAGAGTGAGTGCCACCTGGCTGAAGTGTGGTGTGGCTCAG AACGTCCCATAGCCGATAATGAACGGATGCTGGATATTTTGCAGCGCTTTGGGATGCAGAGAAGTGAGGTTCGTTTCTTTCTTCGGCATGAACGCTCTCCCTGCCGGGAAGCAG GGACTGGACAAAGGTCTCAAGATCCagccttaaaaagaaatggtgtGAAAGTGCCTGGTGATCGAAGAATAGAGAATGGA GTCAGTGCTCCAAGGATGGATATGACACTGGCTGAACTTCAGGAAATGGCATCACGCCAGCAGCAACAAATTGAGGCTCAACAGCAAATGCTGGCTAACAAG GAACAGCGCCTGAAATTCCTGAAACAGCAAGATCAGCGACAGCAACAGCAAGCTGCTgaacaggaaaaactgaagcGATTAAAGGAAATTGCTGAGAATCAGGAAGCCAAACTTAAGAAAGTGAGAGCACTGAAAGGCCATGTGGAGCAAAAAAGACTCAGCAATGGGAAATTAG TGGAGGAGATTGAACAGATGAACAGCCTGTTCCAGCAAAAGCAGCGCGAGCTGGTGCTGGCGGTGTCAAAGGTAGAGGAACTCACCAGGCAACTGGAGATGCTGAAGAATGGCCGAATTGATGGTTACCACGACAACCAGTCAGCTGTAGCCGAGCTTGACCGCCTGTACAAGGAGCTGCAG TTGAGGAACAAACTGAACCAGGAGCAGAATGCCAAGCTGCAGCAACAGAGGGAGTGTTTGAACAAGCGCAACTCGGAGGTGGCAGTCATGGATAAGCGTGTTAATGAGCTGCGAGAGCgcctgtggaagaaaaaggcagctCTGCAACAGAAAGAGAATGTACCA gttTCTTCAGATGGGAATTTACCCCAGCCAGTGGCTTCTGCTCCAAGTCGAGTGGCAGCAGTAGGTCCTTATATCCAGTCCTCTACTATGCCACGTATTGCTTCCAGACCTGAACTTTTGGTGAAACCAGCATTTTCAGATGGGACACAAGCTTTGCAGGTACCTGATGGTCCACTAAAAACACAAACTCTGCCCAACATGAGAGCTGGGAGCAGTTCACAAGCTAAAGCTCCTGCAG GTTCTGTGGTCCCCAGTGCAAAACCTTCCTCGTCTGCCACTGACTGGAGCAGTTCAAATGCAGACAATCACATTAGTCAAGGATCAGCCTTGACTTCAGGAAAAGGAATTGTGACTAGTGAAGGACAAG ctgaaggagaaacttttttacgagacaaagagaagaaagtgcGTCCATTCTCAATGTTTGATTCTGTGGACCAGTCTGCTGGGCTGGGCACCCTGAGAAAGAATCAGAGCAGCGAAGATCTCCTGCGAGAAGCACAG acagccaataaaaatgtaacaaagGTACCACCACCTGTTCCCACTAAACCAAAACAGATAAACTTGCCTTACTTTGGTCAAGCCAGTCATCTGCAACCTTCTGAGACTAAGCTGGATGGAAACCTGCAGAAGCTGCCTTTGGCTCTTGTAACTATggggaacaaacaaaaaacagtggCACAGCAGCCTTCCCATCCTTCTCAGCAGATACAGCAAAGAATTTCTGTACCTCCTGCAGGTCCTTCCTCTAGCCAGGACCAAattcttccctcctccaaacAGGAGagtcccccagcagcagctgtgagacCTTTTACCCCTCAGCCGTCCAAAGAGACCTCACTCCCACCATTTCGAAAGCCTCAAACTGTGGCTGCAAGTTCAATTTATAGCATGTACACTCAACAGCAGACTCCTGGGAAGAACTTCCAGCAGGCAGTGCAGAGTGCTTTGACAAGGGCACAGACCAGAGGACCGCACTTCCCAAGTG TGTATGGCAAACCTGTGATGGCAGGAGCTGGCGTACAGAATCAGCTGCCGCAGACGGAGAATGTCTACTCGAACCTCCAAGGCAAACCAGGCAGTCCGGAGCCTGAGATGGAAACAACAGCCTCTGCTCATGAGAATCATGAAACAGAGCGAATACCCCGTCCCCTTAGCCCAACCAAACTGCTGCCTTTCTTATCCAATCCGTACCGCAACCAGAGTGATGCTGACTTGGAAGCACTACGGAAAAAGTTGTCTAATGCACCCAGACCACTGAAGAAACGTAGCTCCATTACTGAGCCAGAAGGACCTAACGGCCCCAATATTCAGAAGCTGTTGTATCAGAGGACCACTCTGGCTGCAATGGAGACTATCTCAGCTCCATCACATCCCTCCAAACAGACAGCATCAGCTGCCAGTCCTGAAAGCCCAGCAGAAATCCCAAATCCTTATCTAAGTGCAGAATcggaaaaagaaacagctgcttctaTGCCAGAACCGGCTATTGctgaggaagcagaaaacacacCAGCAGATCACAGTGAAGCTGTTCTTCCCTCCGTAGCTTTGGACACTGTACCTGAGGGAGTATCAGATGGTGATGAACTCACGCAGCCGAAAATGGAAGAACCAAGCCTAGAAGCTTCACTGCCACTGGAGGTATACATGGAAGAATACCCTCCGTACCCACCACCTCCCTATCCATCAGGGGAACCAGAGAGTTTGGGAGAGGACTCATTGAATATGAGGCCTCCTGAAGTTACTGGACAGTTTTCCTTGCCTCCT GGGAAGAGGACAAATTTGCGTAAAACCGGCTCTGAGAGAATTGGGCATGGAATGAGAGTGAAATTCAATCCCCTTGCGTTGCTTCTGGATTCATCTTTGGAAGGGGAGTTTGACCTCGTGCAGAGAATAATTTATGAG GTTGAAGATCCTAGTATGCCCAACGATGAAGGGATTACTGCACTGCACAACGCTGTGTGTGCCGGACACACAGAAATTGTGAAGTTCCTGGTGCAATTTGGTGTGAATGTGAATGCTGCAGATAGTGATGGATG GACCCCATTACACTGTGCAGCATCTTGCAATAACGTGCAGGTGTGCAAGTTCCTGGTGGAGTCAGGTGCAGCTGTATTTGCGATGACCTACAGTGACATGCAGACAGCTGCAGACAAGTGTGAGGAAATGGAGGAAGGCTACACACAGTGCTCCCAGTTCTTATATG